The sequence GTTCTGGGTGCTGCGCACGCTTCCCCTCGGCACGCTGCTCTTCAGCTTTGCTTCCGGGGGACAGCCGACCCTGGGGGGAACGGCCGGTTGGGCGTTGGCGGGACTCTATGCGGCGGTCTTTGCCGTGCCGGGTGCCCTGGTTTGGTGGCGGGGATGGCGCTTCCCTTCGTACTTCTGGCCGCTGTTTCTCGTCGATACGATCGCCATCGCGGCGCTGGTCCACATGACCGGCGGGCCGGACAGCAGCTACTTCGTCCTGTACTACGCCCTGGTCCCGTTTGTCGCCTTCCACATGCGGATCGGCTCCGGCTTGATTGCCGCTGGACTCGTCACAGTCGCCTACGTCGGTGTGTGCATCGGACATTCCGGCGTTGGGCGTTTACCAGATGTCGCCTTTCGCACTATTATCCTCTGGGCCCTGACGACGGCGCTGGGCCTGGCCGGACGATTCGCCGGCGTGTTCGCGGGGCGGCTTCTGAACGCGATGGACAAGCTCAACGAACGTACCTCTGAACTCGAGCGCACGCACGCCCAATTGGAAACGATCTACGAGACGTCCCGGTCGCTGGCGGAGCTGATGTCGGTCGACAACGTCATTCAACGTGTCCTCACGATCGCCAATCGCGTCTTGAACTACCCCGTCTGCGAGATTCTGACCTGGCATCAAAGCACGCGGGATTTCCGGTTACAGGGTCGGGTCGAAGGTGGCTGCACCCAGCAATTCCGCAATCCGCAGGCGGTCGAGCTCAACGACGTGTTCAGGCAGGCCATCGCCACGGCCCAGGCGGTGCGCATTGTCGATCACTACACGGGGCGGGTCGTGTTGGACGGGACCGCGCGCCGGTCGCAGCTTGTCGTGCCCATGGTCTCGGAAGGACGCGTGGTTGGCCTGCTGAATGCCGAATCACCGCGGGCCAGGGCCTTCAGCGAGCACGATCAGCGCGTGCTCTCGGTCTTGGCGGCCTCCACCGCGATGGCGCTCGTCAACGCCGACCTGCATCGGCGCATGGAGGAACTCATCATCATCGACGAGTTGACCGGCGTCTACAATTACCGGTATTTCTGCACGCGCCTGGAGGATGAAAAGCGCCGCGCTGCCCGCTACGGACAGCCGCTGTCACTCATCATGGTCGATATCGATTGGTTCAAGGAATTGAATGATCGCCATGGTCATCAGGCGGGTAACCTGGCTCTGCGGCGGATGGCGTGGACGATCGGCGCCTGCATCCGCGACGTCGATATCCTTGCCCGCTATGGCGGTGAGGAATTCATGATCATCCTCCCGCAGACCGGCGTCCGCGAGGCCAAGGCCATCGCCGAGCGCATCCGCGGACAGATCGAAAAGACGGAATTCGGCGCCGATGCGACCGGATGTCCGATACACCTCACCGTGTCCCTGGGAATATCCTGCTATCCCGAAAACGGCCTCCCCGAGGATGCCCTCGTGGATTCCGTGGACCAGGCACTCTACCGTGCCAAGGGGGCCGGGAAGAACGCCGTCGCCGTCTCCACGTCCTGAACCGGCGTCATGATCCATGCCCGACTCTGGAACAGGCGCCGACACCAGACTTGCTCCCTTGAGCGTCTGACATGACTAGGAGTCCAAGATGCGTTGCGGCTTCAGCCGGTGCGGTGCGTTGTTGACGGCCCATCACCCTGTCCTCCTCCCGGTGGCAGGAGGGCAAGTGAAACCTCTCCCTCCGGGAGAGGTCGATCCGTCCGGAGGACGGATCGGGTGAGGGAGTCTTCCTTCCATCCGCCAGTCCGAGGCACTTGGTAAACCGCCGTTGCCTGCGCGAGTCCGAAGCGCTAATTAGCAGTTGGCGCACCCACGTTCCCGTGGGCTCGTATCGTGCTGATGCCTTCGTTGATCGTCTCATACAGCGGCCCTGCGCCCGATCCCGAGCTGTTGGAGTGGACGGCCACCGGGCTCGTAGGAGGCGTCGTGCTCTTTCGCGACAACGCTCCCGATGAGGACGCCCTGTGCACGGCGGTCGCGACGCTGCGCCGGCATGCGCCTCGACAGTTCCGCGTGATGATCGATGAGGAGGGGGGACGTGTTCGCCGACTCCCCGATGCCCCGCAGTCCATGCGCGATCTGCGCGACTATCACCACGCCGGTCCCGATGCCGTCCGGCACGCCTATATGTCGGTCGCCGACCGCCTTCGCGCGCTGGGGATCGATACGCTCTTGGCCCCGGTCGCCGATATTGGCGGATCGGAGTCCTCGTGGCTGCGTTCTCGGACGTTTTCGGACGATCCCGACGAGGTCGCGGCGATGGTCCGCAGCGTTATCGCCGGCGTTCAACAGCGCGGCGTTTCATGCTGTGTCAAGCACTTCCCCGGGATGCACGCCGTGGCCATTGATCCGCACGGCGCCCCGGCCGAAGACCCGACGCCGCCCTCGGTTTGGGAGCGCACGAGTGCCGTGCCGTTTCGCGCCGCCATCGTCTCCGGGGTCCATCTCGTCATGGTCGGCCATCAACGATTCAATGGCTTTGACGCCCTGCGTCCCGCCTGCCTATCGCCGGTCATCGTCGGCGCGCTGTTGCGGGAACGGCTCGGCTTTGCCGGTTTGGTGGCGACAGATGATCTGGCAATGGGCGCCGTCACACGGGATTACCCCATCGAGGCCGCGGTCCGCGGGGCCTGCGATGCCGGCTGCGACCTCGTGTTGGTGTGCAACGATCGGGCGCTGCAGCGACGGGCGGTTGCGATTCTGAAACAGCGCCCGCTGCAATGACTGGCTTGTGAGATTCTCTGACCACACGATGAGTGAAGCGACCTTCGATACTCACCCGCTCCAGCGCCTGCTGTCGCGCCGTCGACTGCGCGTGCTGGGAATCAACAGTGGCACGTCGATCGACGGGCTCGATTTGGCGCTGGTTGAAATCCGCGACCGGTCGCCTGTCCCAGCGGTGAAATGCCTTCTGACCTGCCATGTGCCCCTTCCGCCCCGGCTGCGCCGCACCTTGCTGCGCTTGGCGGCATCCACGAGTATCGACAAGGAAGAGGTCGCGCGTGCGCATTTCGCTCTCGGGGATTTCATGGCCGCATCCGTCCGTCGACTGGGACTCGCTGGCCGACGTCAGCCGGTCGATCTGATCGGCTCCCACGGGCAGACCATCGGGCATTTCCCCGCACAGACCGGAGGCGGTACGGAGAATGCCACCTGGCAGATCGGTGCCCTCAATACCATTGCCCAGCGCACGGGGATTCCCACGATTGGTGACTTCCGTCCGGCCGATATTGCTGCCGGCGGCATGGGGGCTCCGTTGTCCGGATATTACCATCACATAATATTCGGGTCCGGAGTGCCGGTGTTGAATCTGGGCGGCATTGCCAACGTCTCCGTGTCGTTCGTGCGCCGACAGGGGCTGCGTGTCCTTGCCTTCGACATCGGTCCCGCCAACATGATGAGCGACGCGCTGGCGCAGCGTCTGCTCCGGCGGCGTTTCGATCGTGACGGCGCCCTGGCCGCCGCCGGTCGACCGATCCCGGCCATCGTGGCGCGGGCGTTGCGCCTGTCCTACTTTCGTGCGTCTCCCCCCAAGAGTTGTGGGCGTGAGGAGTTTGGCCAGGCAACGGTGTCACGTCTCTTCTTCCGCGATGGACGGCCGCTCGGACGGACGACCGACCTCCTGGCCACAGCCGTCGAGATCACGGCGCAGGCCGTCGCCATTGCCGTGACCCGGTGGGTGGCGCCCCGCACACGACGGCGCGAATTGGTCCTCACCGGCGGGGGTGTGCACAACCACACGTTGGTGCGACGTCTCAGCACCCTTCTTCCCCAATGGCGCCTGCCGGATTCGTCCGACCGGCTCATTCCACCGCAATTCGTCGAGCCGGTCGGATTCGCCGTGCTGGCCCACGAGACATTGCGTGGTCGCGCCGGCAATCTCGGCGGTGCCACCGGCGCATCCCGATCCGCCGTTCTCGGCCTCATCGCGCTGCCTGCCCCACGATGAACATGAATTCGAGACCGATCAGGCACCCTCTGTTCCGATGGCTTCCGGCGGTGATCAGCGCCACGGCGTTGATGTCTGCTTCCGGGTGTATTCCCTCCCGGTTGCGCACCGGCGCGCTGTTCGTGACCGACAGGGTACGGCCTCCGGTCGTGCGCGTGCTGTTGCCGACCGATAACCCACACGTCGCCGTGCGCGGCGAAGGTCGGTATGTCATCCGCATCGCGATCGACACAGCCGCCGAACCGCTCACCTTCTCGACCGAGGGGGCGCTGACCATCCGGCGCACCGGGCATTGGCTGGAGGTCTTCGACGCGCATAAGGTCGCGTTGGCGCGCGGCGCCATCGGTCTGACGATCCATCCGGAAGACCCCGACCAGCGGCTTTGGCTGGATGGGCGGCCATATTATGGCTGTCTGGTCATCGGCACTGCGAATGCGAAGCTGCTGCAGATCGTCAACCGGCTGAATCTCGACCGTTACCTCGAGGGCGTGCTCACGCCGGAACTGGGGGAGCGTCGCGACGACGAATTCGAAGCGGTGCGGGCGCAGGCGGTGGCATCGCGCACCTATGCGCTGAAGCATCTCGGCCAGTACGGGGTCGCGCCCTATGACTTGCGCGCCGACGTGGCCGACCAGATCTATGTGGGCGCCTCGCAGCCGCGCGCCTGGGTCGATTCCGCCGTGACGACGACGCAGGGCGAAGTCATCACGTACGCCGGTCATCTCATTGACGCCTACTACCACTCGACCTGCGGCGGGCGCACCGACGCCATCGAGGACATCTGGACCAAGCCGCCGCGTCCGTACCTGGTCTCCGTCGACGACGACACCTTCTGCCAGTGGTCAAAGTACACGTCCTGGACCGAGCAGTTCTCCGGTCGTGTGCTGCTGGCGAACCTGCGGAGCTACCGCCGCCAACTGGCCACGCCGGCAATCGGCGATTTCCACCGAGTCGATTCGATCTCGCTGGGAACAGAGACTCCGGGCGGTCGCCGCACGACGATGACGGTCGTGACTCCGGCGGGGCGGTGGACCATCTTCTCCGATAAGATCCGCTGGGCTTTGGGTCGACCATCACGGCCGGGTACGATTCTACCCTCCAGCCGTTTTGTTCTCACACTGCGCCGTGACAAACACGGAAAAGTCGTGGGTGCCACCGCCAATGGCTCGGGGTACGGCCACGGCGTCGGGATCTGCCAGTGCGGGATGATCGGACGTGCGCGCGCAGGGGAATCATACGTCTCAATCCTCACGACCTACTACCCCGGCGTTCTGATCGAACGCGTGTATGGTCTCTGACCCTGGCAGGTTGCTGAAAGACACATGGGAGTGGTCTTTTACGCCCATTTGTCATCCCGAGCGAAGCGAGGGATCTGCTGTTTCTCCAATGGGAGGAAAGCAGATTTTCACCCGCCTTTGGCGGGCAAGCTCCGCCAAAGAGCGGCGGGACTCGGAATGACAAGGGTTGCCCTTCTTCAGCAACCTGCAAAATGGAAGATGATAACCTCTCCCTCCGGCCTGCCCCGAGCGGGATCGAGGGGGAGAGGTTGATCCGTCCGGAGGACGGATCGGGTGAGGGGTGCTTTCACCACGCGTTCCATCCCAGTAGCCGATGAGGAGTGCACATCAGTCGTCCCTCACACCCCTCACAAAACCCTTGCCGCACGGACCGCCCGCCGTAGATTCCTCGGCGATGAGAGACTCGCAGACCAACACCGTCCGGACCCGCGCGCTGCGGGCCTTGCTCACAGCCACAGCGTTCGTGCTCCTGATCCATTCATCGGCCTCCGCCGTCGTCGATGCCGAACTGGAGATTGGGGCGACCCAGGCAGCGCTGTCCAAACTGGGGCAACCCTGGGCCATCGGACCCCACTTTGGTCTGGGCGCACGACTGGGAATGTCAGATCGATGGTCCCTACGGTTCGGTCTCACCTGGAGACGGCTCTGGGATGACATTCGCAGCATGAGCACCATCAAGTTTCCCCATCCGGATGACCGGGCCGAGCAGGCTTGGACGCAGACCGGCCTCTCCGTGCA comes from Candidatus Zixiibacteriota bacterium and encodes:
- a CDS encoding sensor domain-containing diguanylate cyclase — encoded protein: MANGLFGPGAGDWRLWRSGFREQRRVFRFAPMATMVGVVCRTSAEAEPSLLARNAMRMAASHLQPSVLPRGDQPFWVLRTLPLGTLLFSFASGGQPTLGGTAGWALAGLYAAVFAVPGALVWWRGWRFPSYFWPLFLVDTIAIAALVHMTGGPDSSYFVLYYALVPFVAFHMRIGSGLIAAGLVTVAYVGVCIGHSGVGRLPDVAFRTIILWALTTALGLAGRFAGVFAGRLLNAMDKLNERTSELERTHAQLETIYETSRSLAELMSVDNVIQRVLTIANRVLNYPVCEILTWHQSTRDFRLQGRVEGGCTQQFRNPQAVELNDVFRQAIATAQAVRIVDHYTGRVVLDGTARRSQLVVPMVSEGRVVGLLNAESPRARAFSEHDQRVLSVLAASTAMALVNADLHRRMEELIIIDELTGVYNYRYFCTRLEDEKRRAARYGQPLSLIMVDIDWFKELNDRHGHQAGNLALRRMAWTIGACIRDVDILARYGGEEFMIILPQTGVREAKAIAERIRGQIEKTEFGADATGCPIHLTVSLGISCYPENGLPEDALVDSVDQALYRAKGAGKNAVAVSTS
- a CDS encoding glycoside hydrolase family 3 N-terminal domain-containing protein → MPSLIVSYSGPAPDPELLEWTATGLVGGVVLFRDNAPDEDALCTAVATLRRHAPRQFRVMIDEEGGRVRRLPDAPQSMRDLRDYHHAGPDAVRHAYMSVADRLRALGIDTLLAPVADIGGSESSWLRSRTFSDDPDEVAAMVRSVIAGVQQRGVSCCVKHFPGMHAVAIDPHGAPAEDPTPPSVWERTSAVPFRAAIVSGVHLVMVGHQRFNGFDALRPACLSPVIVGALLRERLGFAGLVATDDLAMGAVTRDYPIEAAVRGACDAGCDLVLVCNDRALQRRAVAILKQRPLQ
- a CDS encoding anhydro-N-acetylmuramic acid kinase, giving the protein MSEATFDTHPLQRLLSRRRLRVLGINSGTSIDGLDLALVEIRDRSPVPAVKCLLTCHVPLPPRLRRTLLRLAASTSIDKEEVARAHFALGDFMAASVRRLGLAGRRQPVDLIGSHGQTIGHFPAQTGGGTENATWQIGALNTIAQRTGIPTIGDFRPADIAAGGMGAPLSGYYHHIIFGSGVPVLNLGGIANVSVSFVRRQGLRVLAFDIGPANMMSDALAQRLLRRRFDRDGALAAAGRPIPAIVARALRLSYFRASPPKSCGREEFGQATVSRLFFRDGRPLGRTTDLLATAVEITAQAVAIAVTRWVAPRTRRRELVLTGGGVHNHTLVRRLSTLLPQWRLPDSSDRLIPPQFVEPVGFAVLAHETLRGRAGNLGGATGASRSAVLGLIALPAPR
- a CDS encoding SpoIID/LytB domain-containing protein, which encodes MNSRPIRHPLFRWLPAVISATALMSASGCIPSRLRTGALFVTDRVRPPVVRVLLPTDNPHVAVRGEGRYVIRIAIDTAAEPLTFSTEGALTIRRTGHWLEVFDAHKVALARGAIGLTIHPEDPDQRLWLDGRPYYGCLVIGTANAKLLQIVNRLNLDRYLEGVLTPELGERRDDEFEAVRAQAVASRTYALKHLGQYGVAPYDLRADVADQIYVGASQPRAWVDSAVTTTQGEVITYAGHLIDAYYHSTCGGRTDAIEDIWTKPPRPYLVSVDDDTFCQWSKYTSWTEQFSGRVLLANLRSYRRQLATPAIGDFHRVDSISLGTETPGGRRTTMTVVTPAGRWTIFSDKIRWALGRPSRPGTILPSSRFVLTLRRDKHGKVVGATANGSGYGHGVGICQCGMIGRARAGESYVSILTTYYPGVLIERVYGL